In the Bos taurus isolate L1 Dominette 01449 registration number 42190680 breed Hereford chromosome 21, ARS-UCD2.0, whole genome shotgun sequence genome, one interval contains:
- the SKIC8 gene encoding superkiller complex protein 8 isoform X1, with product MTNQYSILFKQEQAHDDAIWSVAWGSNKKENSETVVTGSLDDLVKVWKWRDEKLDLQWSLEGHQLGVVSVDISHTLPIAASSSLDAHIRLWDLENGKQIKSIDAGPVDAWTLAFSPDSQYLATGTHVGKVNIFGVESGKKEYSLDTRGKFILSIAYSPDGKYLASGAIDGIINIFDIATGKLLHTLEGHAMPIRSLTFSPDSQLLVTASDDGYIKIYDVQHANLAGTLSGHASWVLNVAFCPDDTHFVSSSSDKSVKVWDVGTRTCVHTFFDHQDQVWGVKYNGNGSKIVSVGDDQEIHIYDCPI from the exons ATGACCAACCAG tACAGTATTCTCTTCAAACAAGAGCAAG CCCATGATGATGCCATCTGGTCAGTTGCCTGGGGGtcaaacaagaaagaaaactctgAGACAGTGGTCACGGGATCCCTGGATGACCTGGTGAAGGTCTGGAAATG GCGTGATGAGAAGCTGGACCTACAGTGGAGTCTGGAGGGCCATCAGCTGGGTGTGGTGTCTGTGGACATCAGCCACACCCTGCCCATTGCTGCATCCAGTTCTCTTGATGCTCATATTCGTCTCTGGGACTTGGAAAACGGCAAACAGATAAAGTCTATAGATGCAGGACCTG tgGATGCCTGGACTTTGGCCTTTTCTCCTGATTCTCAGTATCTGGCCACAGGAACTCACGTGGGAAAAGTGAACATTTTTGGTGTGGAAAGTGGGAAAAAGGAGTATTCTTTGGACACAAGAGGAAAATTCATTCTTAGTATTGCATAT AGTCCTGATGGGAAATACCTGGCCAGTGGAGCCATAGACGGAATCATCAATATTTTTGATATTGCAACTGGGAAACTTCTGCATACGCTGGAAG GCCATGCTATGCCCATTCGCTCCTTGACTTTTTCCCCGGATTCACAGCTCCTTGTCACTGCTTCAGATGATGGCTACATCAAGATCTATGATGT ACAACATGCCAACTTGgctggcacattgagtggccACGCATCCTGGGTGCTGAATGTTGCATTTTGTCCTGATGACACACACTTTGTTTCCAG ttcatCTGACAAAAGTGTTAAAGTTTGGGATGTTGGAACAAGGACTTGTGTTCACACCTTCTTTGATCACCAGGATCAG GTCTGGGGAGTAAAATACAATGGAAATGGCTCAAAAATTGTGTCTGTTGGAGATGACCAGGAAATTCACATCTATGATTGTCCCATTTAA